In Trifolium pratense cultivar HEN17-A07 linkage group LG7, ARS_RC_1.1, whole genome shotgun sequence, a genomic segment contains:
- the LOC123895354 gene encoding kinesin-like protein KIN-12C codes for MAPWKDKAPPDLHLPPSQPNLVVASRRRFIFCRLKSRYKLLLQTDHATTTSKRLFTNMSLTARKAKVNEDASGDISALQWQIQQLKGQLSFLTKNKFFPPLASNLEPNSDSCRLSEVSEEHNSTGERGTADHKLLTPNKEIKRMKAALVGALRREKMAETTIQGLKVEIDRTKCLAQQKDEDAQHNSIKLMHCEEKIKQLELLVDGQLSVEKYLMEENRALKEEIQFLKMKIDKNSESSKLALENDRLLQQLEIFQNFYEHGERERLLAELSELRDQLLVHLQEKFTFSMKNENQDIDATQELEVCQNMNSKLLREADKLQTELGKYLNYNKVKSNSILRSSFKHPDELLTTDNRSLDLKARVNLVIPFFQLPLSLWAMLLDPSNG; via the exons ATG GCTCCATGGAAGGATAAGGCTCCTCCAGACCTCCACCTTCCTCCAAGCCAGCCAAATCTGGTGGTGGCAAGCAGAAGAAG ATTCATTTTTTGTAGACTCAAATCCAGATATAAGTTGTTACTGCAAACTGATCATGCCACAACAACATCAAAG AGACTGTTTACCAACATGAGTTTGACTGCAAGAAAG GCAAAAGTGAATGAAGATGCTTCTGGTGACATAAGTGCACTGCAGTGGCAAATCCAACAATTGAAG GGTCAACTATCCTTTCTGACgaagaataaattttttccaccaCTGGCGTCAAATTTGGAGCCAAATTCTGATAGCTGTAGGTTGAGTGAAGTGTCAGAAGAACACAACTCTACGGGAGAAAGAGGGACAGCAGATCACAAGCTACTTACTCCAAACAAAGAG ATCAAACGCATGAAAGCTGCTTTGGTTGGTGCCTTGAGGAGAGAAAAAATGGCCGAGACTACAATCCAGGGTTTAAAGGTCGAAATTGATCGCACAAAATGCTTG GCTCAACAAAAAGATGAAGATGCTCAGCATAATTCAATTAAGCTGATGCATTGTGAGGAGAAAATTAAACAACTTGAATTGTTGGTAGATGGTCAACTATCAGTTGAGAAGTATCTTATGGAGGAAAATAGGGCTTTAAAAGAGGAGATTCAGTTTCTTAAAATGAAGATTGATAAAAATTCAGAATCATCCAAACTTGCTTTGGAGAATGATAGACTTTTGCAGCAACTAGAAAT ATTCCAAAACTTCTATGAGCATGGAGAGCGGGAAAGATTGCTGGCTGAACTTTCTGAATTACGCGATCAG cTCTTGGTCCATCTCCAAGAAAAATTTACTTTCtccatgaaaaatgaaaatcag GATATTGATGCCACACAGGAGTTAGAAGTTTGCCAGAATATGAATTCTAAGTTGCTTAG GGAAGCAGATAAATTACAGACAGAACTTGgaaaatatttgaactacaatAAAGTGAAGTCTAATTCT ATTCTGCGTTCTTCATTCAAGCATCCTGATGAACTTCTGACAACAGATAATCGTTCCTTG GACTTAAAAGCCCGAGTTAACCTAGTGATCCCCTTCTTCCAGCTTCCTCTATCTCTCTGGGCTATGTTGTTGGACCCAAGTAATG GTTGA